From the Bradyrhizobium ontarionense genome, the window CCGCGACCTTGAACTTGCCGGGCTTCGGCGCTTCCTTCGGCAGCGGCTTCTTCACGGCGTCGCGCACCGAGATCCAGCCACCCTTGGAGCCGGGCACCGCGCCTTCCACCAGGATCAGGCCGCGCTCGACGTCCGTCTGCACCACACGCAGGTTCAGCGTGGTGATGCGATCGACGCCCATGTGACCAGGCATCTTCTTGTTCTTCCAGGTCTTGCCGGGGTCCTGACGACCACCGGTCGAGCCGATCGAACGATGCGAGACTGACACACCGTGGGTGGCGCGCAGACCGCCGAAGTTCCAGCGCTTCATACCGCCGGCGAACCCCTTACCGATCGAGGTGCCGGTGACATCGACGAACTGGCCGACGACGAAGTGGTCGGCCAGGATCTCGGCACCGACCGGAATCAGCGAGTCTTCGCTGACCCGGAACTCGGCGACCTTGCGCTTGGGCTCGACCTTGGCGACGGCGAACTGACCGCGCTCAGCCTTCGGCAAGTAGACCGTCTTGCGGCTGCCGGCGCCGAGCTGCAGCGCGACGTAGCCGTTCTTCTCAGTGGTACGGTGACCAACCACCTGGCAATTGCCGAGCTTCAGCACGGTCACAGGGATATGTTCGCCGGCCTCCGTGAAGACCCGCGTCATCCCGACCTTTTGTGCGATCACTCCGGAGCGCATCGGCGTGCTTCCTGTTCTTCTCTATGTCCGCGAAAGAGCGAACGTGAATCCAAAAACTTAGAGCTTGATCTCGACGTCGACGCCCGCGGCCAGATCGAGCTTCATGAGAGCATCGACGGTCTGGGGGGTCGGATCGACGATGTCGAGCAGGCGCTTGTGGGTGCGCATCTCGAACTGCTCGCGGCTCTTCTTGTCGACGTGCGGCGAACGGTTCACGGTGAACTTCTCGATGCGGGTCGGCAGCGGAATGGGTCCGCGAACCTGCGCGCCGGTCCGCTTCGCCGTATTGACGATCTCGCGCGTCGACGTATCGAGGATCCGATGGTCGAACGCCTTGAGACGGATGCGGATATTTTGGCCGTTCATTGCCGTATCTTTCTTTGAGTAGTGAGTGGCGAGTAGCGAACGGCGAGTGGATCTCTCCATTCGCCACCCGCCATTCCCTATTCGCTGTTGTTACTCGATGATCGAGGCGACGACGCCGGCGCCGACGGTGCGGCCGCCTTCACGGATGGCGAAGCGCAGCTTCTCTTCCATCGCGATCGGCACGATCAGATGCACTTCCATGGCGATGTTGTCGCCCGGCATCACCATCTCGGTGCCTTCCGGCAGGTGAACGACGCCGGTCACGTCGGTGGTGCGGAAGTAGAACTGCGGACGATAGTTGGTGAAGAACGGGGTGTGACGGCCGCCCTCTTCCTTGGTGAGGATGTAAGCCTCGGCCTTGAACTTGGTGTGCGGCTTGACCGAACCCGGCTTGCACAGCACCTGGCCGCGCTCGACGT encodes:
- the rplC gene encoding 50S ribosomal protein L3 → MRSGVIAQKVGMTRVFTEAGEHIPVTVLKLGNCQVVGHRTTEKNGYVALQLGAGSRKTVYLPKAERGQFAVAKVEPKRKVAEFRVSEDSLIPVGAEILADHFVVGQFVDVTGTSIGKGFAGGMKRWNFGGLRATHGVSVSHRSIGSTGGRQDPGKTWKNKKMPGHMGVDRITTLNLRVVQTDVERGLILVEGAVPGSKGGWISVRDAVKKPLPKEAPKPGKFKVAGEQAAEAPAVQEGA
- the rpsJ gene encoding 30S ribosomal protein S10, whose translation is MNGQNIRIRLKAFDHRILDTSTREIVNTAKRTGAQVRGPIPLPTRIEKFTVNRSPHVDKKSREQFEMRTHKRLLDIVDPTPQTVDALMKLDLAAGVDVEIKL